In Nomascus leucogenys isolate Asia chromosome 8, Asia_NLE_v1, whole genome shotgun sequence, a single genomic region encodes these proteins:
- the NPR2 gene encoding atrial natriuretic peptide receptor 2 isoform X1, which yields MALPSLLLLVAALAGGVRPPGARNLTLAVVLPEHNLSYAWAWPRVGPAVALAVEALGRALPVDLRFVSSELEGACSEYLAPLSAVDLKLYHDPDLLLGPGCVYPAASVARFASHWRLPLLTAGAVASGFSAKNDHYRTLVRTGPSAPKLGEFVVTLHGHFNWTARAALLYLDARTDDRPHYFTIEGVFEALQGSNLSVQHQVYAREPGGPEQATHFIRANGRIVYICGPLEMLHEILLQAQRENLTNGDYVFFYLDVFGESLRAGPTRATGRPWQDNRTREQAQALREAFQTVLVITYREPPNPEYQEFQNRLLIRAREDFGVELGPSLMNLIAGCFYDGILLYAEVLNETIQEGGTREDGLRIVEKMQGRRYHGVTGLVVMDKNNDRETDFVLWAMGDLDSGDFQVMGEEAGKRVWPCKIQLSRVQWGQSQNYWRRDLFSLLALHPGWVVGWGEKQQNSWGLGRRLVGAGLWAQLFASLQPAAHYSGAEKQIWWTGRPIPWVKGAPPSDNPPCAFDLDDPSCDKTPLSTLAIVALGTGITFIMFGVSSFLIFRKLMLEKELASMLWRIRWEELQFGNSERYHKGAGSRLTLSLRGSSYGSLMTAHGKYQIFANTGHFKGNVVAIKHVNKKRIELTRQVLFELKHMRDVQFNHLTRFIGACIDPPNICIVTEYCPRGSLQDILENDSINLDWMFRYSLINDLVKGMAFLHNSIISSHGSLKSSNCVVDSRFVLKITDYGLASFRSTAEPDDSHALYAKKLWTAPELLSGNPLPTTGMQKADVYSFGIILQEIALRSGPFYLDGLDLSPKEIVQKVRNGQRPYFRPSIDRAQLNEELVLLMERCWAQDPAERPDFGQIKGFIRRFNKEGGTSILDNLLLRMEQYANNLEKLVEERTQAYLEEKRKAEALLYQILPHSVAEQLKRGETVQAEAFDSVTIYFSDIVGFTALSAESTPMQVVTLLNDLYTCFDAIIDNFDVYKVETIGDAYMVVSGLPGRNGQRHAPEIARMALALLDAVSSFRIRHRPHDQLRLRIGVHTGPVCAGVVGLKMPRYCLFGDTVNTASRMESNGQALKIHVSSTTKDALDELGCFQLELRGDVEMKGKGKMRTYWLLGERKGPPGLL from the exons ATGGCGCTGCCATCACTCCTGCTGTTGGTGGCAGCCCTGGCAGGTGGGGTGCGTCCTCCCGGGGCGCGGAACCTGACGCTGGCGGTGGTGCTGCCAGAACACAACCTGAGCTATGCCTGGGCCTGGCCACGGGTGGGACCCGCTGTGGCACTAGCTGTGGAGGCACTGGGCCGTGCACTGCCCGTGGACCTGCGGTTTGTCAGCTCCGAACTGGAAGGCGCCTGCTCTGAGTACCTGGCACCGCTGAGCGCTGTAGACCTCAAGCTGTACCATGACCCCGACCTGCTGTTAGGTCCCGGTTGCGTGTACCCTGCTGCCTCTGTGGCCCGCTTTGCCTCCCACTGGCGCCTTCCCCTGCTGACTGCGGGTGCTGTGGCCTCTGGTTTTTCGGCTAAGAATGACCATTATCGTACCCTGGTTCGCACTGGCCCCTCTGCTCCCAAGCTGGGTGAGTTTGTGGTGACACTACACGGGCACTTCAATTGGACTGCCCGTGCTGCCTTGCTGTACCTGGATGCTCGCACAGATGACCGGCCTCACTACTTCACCATCGAGGGCGTCTTTGAGGCCCTGCAGGGCAGCAACCTCAGTGTGCAGCACCAGGTGTATGCCCGAGAGCCAGGGGGCCCCGAGCAGGCCACCCACTTCATCCGGGCCAACGGGCGCA TTGTGTATATCTGCGGCCCTCTGGAGATGCTGCATGAGATCCTGCTTCAGGCCCAGAGGGAGAATCTGACCAATGGGGATTATGTCTTCTTTTACCTGGATGTCTTTGGGGAGAGTCTCCGTGCAGGCCCCACACGTGCTACAGGCCGGCCCTGGCAGGACAATCGCACCCGGGAACAGGCCCAGGccctcagagaggcctttcaG ACTGTATTGGTGATCACGTACCGAGAACCCCCAAATCCTGAGTATCAGGAATTCCAGAATCGTCTGCTGATAAGAGCCCGGGAAGACTTTGGTGTGGAGCTGGGCCCTTCCCTG ATGAACCTCATCGCTGGCTGCTTCTATGATGGGATCCTGCTATATGCTGAAGTCCTGAATGAGACAATACAGGAAGGAGGCACCCGGGAGGATGGACTTCGAATTGTGGAGAAGATGCAGGGACGAAGATACCACG GTGTAACTGGACTGGTTGTCATGGACAAGAACAATGACCGGGAGACTGACTTTGTCCTGTGGGCCATGGGAGACCTGGATTCTGGGGACTTTCAGGTGatgggggaggaggcagggaagagagTGTGGCCCTGCAAAATCCAGCTTTCAAGGGTTcagtggggacagagccaaaacTACTGGAGGAGGGACTTGTTTTCTCTGCTGGCACTGCATCCTGGCTGGGTGGTAGGTTGGGGAGAAAAGCAGCAAAACAGCTGGGGTCTGGGGAGGAGGCTGGTGGGAGCAGGCCTGTGGGCCCAGCTTTTTGCTTCCTTACAGCCTGCAGCCCACTACTCGGGAGCTGAGAAGCAGATTTGGTGGACAGGACGGCCTATTCCCTGGGTGAAGGGGGCTCCTCCCTCGGACAATCCCCCCTGTGCCTTTGACTTGGACGACCCATCCTGTGATAAAA CTCCACTTTCAACTCTGGCAATTGTGGCTCTGGGCACAGGAATCACCTTCATCATGTTTGGTGTTTCCAGCTTCCTAATTTTCCG AAAGCTGATGCTGGAGAAGGAGCTGGCTAGCATGTTGTGGCGCATTCGCTGGGAAGAACTGCAGTTTGGCAACTCAGAGCGTTATCACAAAGGTGCAGGCAGTCGCCTCACACTGTCGCTG CGGGGATCCAGTTACGGCTCGCTCATGACAGCCCATGGGAAATACCAGATCTTTGCCAACACCGGTCACTTCAAG GGAAATGTTGTCGCCATCAAACATGTGAATAAGAAGCGCATTGAGCTGACCCGGCAGGTTCTGTTTGAACTCAAACAT ATGAGAGATGTTCAGTTCAACCATCTCACTCGCTTCATTGGCGCCTGCATAGACCCTCCCAACATTTGCATTGTCACTGAATATTGTCCTCGTGGGAGTTTACAG GATATTCTAGAAAATGACAGCATCAACTTGGACTGGATGTTTCGTTATTCACTCATTAATGACCTTGTTAAG GGCATGGCCTTTCTCCACAACAGCATTATTTCATCGCATGGGAGTCTCAAGTCCTCCAACTGTGTGGTGGATAGTCGTTTTGTGCTCAAAATCACAGACTATGGCCTGGCCAGCTTCCGATCAACTGCTGAACCTGATGACAGCCATGCCCTCTATGCCA AGAAGTTGTGGACTGCCCCAGAACTGCTCAGTGGGAACCCCTTGCCAACCACAGGCATGCAGAAGGCTGACGTCTATAGCTTTGGGATCATCCTGCAGGAGATAGCACTTCGCAGTGGTCCTTTCTACTTGGACGGCCTGGACCTCAGCCCCAAAG AGATTGTCCAGAAGGTACGAAATGGTCAGCGCCCATATTTCCGGCCAAGCATTGACCGGGCCCAACTGAATGAAGAGCTAGTTTTGCTGATGGAGCGATGTTGGGCTCAGGACCCAGCTGAGCGGCCAGACTTTGGACAGATTAAGGGCTTCATTCGACGCTTTAACAA GGAGGGTGGCACCAGCATATTGGACAACCTCCTGCTACGCATGGAACAGTATGCCAATAACCTGGAGAAGCTGGTGGAGGAACGCACACAGGCCTATCTGGAGGAAAAACGCAAGGCTGAAGCTCTGCTCTACCAAATTCTACCCCA TTCAGTGGCAGAGCAATTGAAACGGGGAGAGACTGTACAGGCTGAGGCCTTTGACAGTGTTACCATCTACTTCAGTGACATTGTTGGCTTCACAGCATTGTCAGCAGAGAGCACCCCCATGCAG GTAGTGACACTTCTTAATGACCTGTATACCTGCTTTGATGCCATAATTGACAACTTTGATGTCTACAAG GTGGAGACGATTGGGGATGCTTACATGGTGGTATCTGGCCTCCCAGGCCGAAATGGTCAACGCCATGCACCAGAAATTGCTCGTATGGCCCTAGCATTACtagatgcagtttcttccttccgCATCCGCCACCGACCCCATGACCAGCTGAGGCTACGCATAGGGGTCCATACTG GGCCAGTCTGCGCTGGGGTTGTTGGCCTGAAGATGCCCCGTTATTGTCTTTTTGGAGACACAGTGAACACTGCTTCTCGAATGGAGTCTAATGGTCAAG CGCTGAAGATCCATGTCTCCTCTACCACCAAGGATGCCCTAGATGAGCTAGGATGCTTCCAGCTAGAGCTTCGGGGGGATGTGGAAATGAAG GGGAAAGGAAAGATGCGAACATACTGGCTCTTAGGAGAGCGGAAAGGACCTCCTGGACTCCTGTAA
- the NPR2 gene encoding atrial natriuretic peptide receptor 2 isoform X2: MALPSLLLLVAALAGGVRPPGARNLTLAVVLPEHNLSYAWAWPRVGPAVALAVEALGRALPVDLRFVSSELEGACSEYLAPLSAVDLKLYHDPDLLLGPGCVYPAASVARFASHWRLPLLTAGAVASGFSAKNDHYRTLVRTGPSAPKLGEFVVTLHGHFNWTARAALLYLDARTDDRPHYFTIEGVFEALQGSNLSVQHQVYAREPGGPEQATHFIRANGRIVYICGPLEMLHEILLQAQRENLTNGDYVFFYLDVFGESLRAGPTRATGRPWQDNRTREQAQALREAFQTVLVITYREPPNPEYQEFQNRLLIRAREDFGVELGPSLMNLIAGCFYDGILLYAEVLNETIQEGGTREDGLRIVEKMQGRRYHGVTGLVVMDKNNDRETDFVLWAMGDLDSGDFQVMGEEAGKRVWPCKIQLSRVQWGQSQNYWRRDLFSLLALHPGWVVGWGEKQQNSWGLGRRLVGAGLWAQLFASLQPAAHYSGAEKQIWWTGRPIPWVKGAPPSDNPPCAFDLDDPSCDKTPLSTLAIVALGTGITFIMFGVSSFLIFRKLMLEKELASMLWRIRWEELQFGNSERYHKGAGSRLTLSLGNVVAIKHVNKKRIELTRQVLFELKHMRDVQFNHLTRFIGACIDPPNICIVTEYCPRGSLQDILENDSINLDWMFRYSLINDLVKGMAFLHNSIISSHGSLKSSNCVVDSRFVLKITDYGLASFRSTAEPDDSHALYAKKLWTAPELLSGNPLPTTGMQKADVYSFGIILQEIALRSGPFYLDGLDLSPKEIVQKVRNGQRPYFRPSIDRAQLNEELVLLMERCWAQDPAERPDFGQIKGFIRRFNKEGGTSILDNLLLRMEQYANNLEKLVEERTQAYLEEKRKAEALLYQILPHSVAEQLKRGETVQAEAFDSVTIYFSDIVGFTALSAESTPMQVVTLLNDLYTCFDAIIDNFDVYKVETIGDAYMVVSGLPGRNGQRHAPEIARMALALLDAVSSFRIRHRPHDQLRLRIGVHTGPVCAGVVGLKMPRYCLFGDTVNTASRMESNGQALKIHVSSTTKDALDELGCFQLELRGDVEMKGKGKMRTYWLLGERKGPPGLL, from the exons ATGGCGCTGCCATCACTCCTGCTGTTGGTGGCAGCCCTGGCAGGTGGGGTGCGTCCTCCCGGGGCGCGGAACCTGACGCTGGCGGTGGTGCTGCCAGAACACAACCTGAGCTATGCCTGGGCCTGGCCACGGGTGGGACCCGCTGTGGCACTAGCTGTGGAGGCACTGGGCCGTGCACTGCCCGTGGACCTGCGGTTTGTCAGCTCCGAACTGGAAGGCGCCTGCTCTGAGTACCTGGCACCGCTGAGCGCTGTAGACCTCAAGCTGTACCATGACCCCGACCTGCTGTTAGGTCCCGGTTGCGTGTACCCTGCTGCCTCTGTGGCCCGCTTTGCCTCCCACTGGCGCCTTCCCCTGCTGACTGCGGGTGCTGTGGCCTCTGGTTTTTCGGCTAAGAATGACCATTATCGTACCCTGGTTCGCACTGGCCCCTCTGCTCCCAAGCTGGGTGAGTTTGTGGTGACACTACACGGGCACTTCAATTGGACTGCCCGTGCTGCCTTGCTGTACCTGGATGCTCGCACAGATGACCGGCCTCACTACTTCACCATCGAGGGCGTCTTTGAGGCCCTGCAGGGCAGCAACCTCAGTGTGCAGCACCAGGTGTATGCCCGAGAGCCAGGGGGCCCCGAGCAGGCCACCCACTTCATCCGGGCCAACGGGCGCA TTGTGTATATCTGCGGCCCTCTGGAGATGCTGCATGAGATCCTGCTTCAGGCCCAGAGGGAGAATCTGACCAATGGGGATTATGTCTTCTTTTACCTGGATGTCTTTGGGGAGAGTCTCCGTGCAGGCCCCACACGTGCTACAGGCCGGCCCTGGCAGGACAATCGCACCCGGGAACAGGCCCAGGccctcagagaggcctttcaG ACTGTATTGGTGATCACGTACCGAGAACCCCCAAATCCTGAGTATCAGGAATTCCAGAATCGTCTGCTGATAAGAGCCCGGGAAGACTTTGGTGTGGAGCTGGGCCCTTCCCTG ATGAACCTCATCGCTGGCTGCTTCTATGATGGGATCCTGCTATATGCTGAAGTCCTGAATGAGACAATACAGGAAGGAGGCACCCGGGAGGATGGACTTCGAATTGTGGAGAAGATGCAGGGACGAAGATACCACG GTGTAACTGGACTGGTTGTCATGGACAAGAACAATGACCGGGAGACTGACTTTGTCCTGTGGGCCATGGGAGACCTGGATTCTGGGGACTTTCAGGTGatgggggaggaggcagggaagagagTGTGGCCCTGCAAAATCCAGCTTTCAAGGGTTcagtggggacagagccaaaacTACTGGAGGAGGGACTTGTTTTCTCTGCTGGCACTGCATCCTGGCTGGGTGGTAGGTTGGGGAGAAAAGCAGCAAAACAGCTGGGGTCTGGGGAGGAGGCTGGTGGGAGCAGGCCTGTGGGCCCAGCTTTTTGCTTCCTTACAGCCTGCAGCCCACTACTCGGGAGCTGAGAAGCAGATTTGGTGGACAGGACGGCCTATTCCCTGGGTGAAGGGGGCTCCTCCCTCGGACAATCCCCCCTGTGCCTTTGACTTGGACGACCCATCCTGTGATAAAA CTCCACTTTCAACTCTGGCAATTGTGGCTCTGGGCACAGGAATCACCTTCATCATGTTTGGTGTTTCCAGCTTCCTAATTTTCCG AAAGCTGATGCTGGAGAAGGAGCTGGCTAGCATGTTGTGGCGCATTCGCTGGGAAGAACTGCAGTTTGGCAACTCAGAGCGTTATCACAAAGGTGCAGGCAGTCGCCTCACACTGTCGCTG GGAAATGTTGTCGCCATCAAACATGTGAATAAGAAGCGCATTGAGCTGACCCGGCAGGTTCTGTTTGAACTCAAACAT ATGAGAGATGTTCAGTTCAACCATCTCACTCGCTTCATTGGCGCCTGCATAGACCCTCCCAACATTTGCATTGTCACTGAATATTGTCCTCGTGGGAGTTTACAG GATATTCTAGAAAATGACAGCATCAACTTGGACTGGATGTTTCGTTATTCACTCATTAATGACCTTGTTAAG GGCATGGCCTTTCTCCACAACAGCATTATTTCATCGCATGGGAGTCTCAAGTCCTCCAACTGTGTGGTGGATAGTCGTTTTGTGCTCAAAATCACAGACTATGGCCTGGCCAGCTTCCGATCAACTGCTGAACCTGATGACAGCCATGCCCTCTATGCCA AGAAGTTGTGGACTGCCCCAGAACTGCTCAGTGGGAACCCCTTGCCAACCACAGGCATGCAGAAGGCTGACGTCTATAGCTTTGGGATCATCCTGCAGGAGATAGCACTTCGCAGTGGTCCTTTCTACTTGGACGGCCTGGACCTCAGCCCCAAAG AGATTGTCCAGAAGGTACGAAATGGTCAGCGCCCATATTTCCGGCCAAGCATTGACCGGGCCCAACTGAATGAAGAGCTAGTTTTGCTGATGGAGCGATGTTGGGCTCAGGACCCAGCTGAGCGGCCAGACTTTGGACAGATTAAGGGCTTCATTCGACGCTTTAACAA GGAGGGTGGCACCAGCATATTGGACAACCTCCTGCTACGCATGGAACAGTATGCCAATAACCTGGAGAAGCTGGTGGAGGAACGCACACAGGCCTATCTGGAGGAAAAACGCAAGGCTGAAGCTCTGCTCTACCAAATTCTACCCCA TTCAGTGGCAGAGCAATTGAAACGGGGAGAGACTGTACAGGCTGAGGCCTTTGACAGTGTTACCATCTACTTCAGTGACATTGTTGGCTTCACAGCATTGTCAGCAGAGAGCACCCCCATGCAG GTAGTGACACTTCTTAATGACCTGTATACCTGCTTTGATGCCATAATTGACAACTTTGATGTCTACAAG GTGGAGACGATTGGGGATGCTTACATGGTGGTATCTGGCCTCCCAGGCCGAAATGGTCAACGCCATGCACCAGAAATTGCTCGTATGGCCCTAGCATTACtagatgcagtttcttccttccgCATCCGCCACCGACCCCATGACCAGCTGAGGCTACGCATAGGGGTCCATACTG GGCCAGTCTGCGCTGGGGTTGTTGGCCTGAAGATGCCCCGTTATTGTCTTTTTGGAGACACAGTGAACACTGCTTCTCGAATGGAGTCTAATGGTCAAG CGCTGAAGATCCATGTCTCCTCTACCACCAAGGATGCCCTAGATGAGCTAGGATGCTTCCAGCTAGAGCTTCGGGGGGATGTGGAAATGAAG GGGAAAGGAAAGATGCGAACATACTGGCTCTTAGGAGAGCGGAAAGGACCTCCTGGACTCCTGTAA